From a region of the Branchiostoma floridae strain S238N-H82 chromosome 13, Bfl_VNyyK, whole genome shotgun sequence genome:
- the LOC118428394 gene encoding uncharacterized protein LOC118428394 isoform X2 — protein MGIMAGRNFGLQDGRPNGYIPAFMALSIVGIFVTIAQQSVNGVGGSYLGWCFVDEVADAVNKQHGDSSASVCQSAASMHWACIAFGFIEMVMCFASSIVGCVVGGCNCGAPQPQTQGVVFMQAPPNANMVVTTGVPPGAYAYPQGGYVQQPGGAPPAYPPPAQQGPPYPGEQKTQIV, from the exons ATGGGTATCATGGCCGGGCGCAACTTTGGCCTCCAGGATGGCAGACCTAACGGATAC ATCCCAGCCTTCATGGCGCTGAGCATTGTGGGCATCTTCGTGACGATCGCCCAACAGAGCGTCAACGGCGTGGGGGGCTCCTACCTGGGGTGGTGCTTCGTGGATGAGGTGGCAGACGCCGTCAATAAGCAACATGGTGATAGCTCTGCTAG CGTGTGCCAGTCTGCCGCCTCCATGCACTGGGCCTGCATCGCATTCGGGTTCATAGAGATGGTCATGTGCTTCGCCTCGTCCATCGTCGGCTGTGTGGTCGGCGGCTGTAACTGCGGTGCTCCGCAG CCTCAGACGCAGGGTGTCGTCTTCATGCAGGCTCCTCCTAAcgccaacatggtcgtcacCACAG GAGTGCCGCCGGGCGCCTACGCTTACCCACAGGGCGGGTACGTGCAGCAGCCAGGCGGGGCACCCCCAGCCTACCCGCCGCCTGCCCAGCAGGGCCCGCCCTACCCGGGCGAACAGAAGACCCAGATTGTCTAG
- the LOC118428394 gene encoding uncharacterized protein LOC118428394 isoform X1 yields the protein MGIMAGRNFGLQDGRPNGYIPAFMALSIVGIFVTIAQQSVNGVGGSYLGWCFVDEVADAVNKQHGDSSASSVCQSAASMHWACIAFGFIEMVMCFASSIVGCVVGGCNCGAPQPQTQGVVFMQAPPNANMVVTTGVPPGAYAYPQGGYVQQPGGAPPAYPPPAQQGPPYPGEQKTQIV from the exons ATGGGTATCATGGCCGGGCGCAACTTTGGCCTCCAGGATGGCAGACCTAACGGATAC ATCCCAGCCTTCATGGCGCTGAGCATTGTGGGCATCTTCGTGACGATCGCCCAACAGAGCGTCAACGGCGTGGGGGGCTCCTACCTGGGGTGGTGCTTCGTGGATGAGGTGGCAGACGCCGTCAATAAGCAACATGGTGATAGCTCTGCTAG CAGCGTGTGCCAGTCTGCCGCCTCCATGCACTGGGCCTGCATCGCATTCGGGTTCATAGAGATGGTCATGTGCTTCGCCTCGTCCATCGTCGGCTGTGTGGTCGGCGGCTGTAACTGCGGTGCTCCGCAG CCTCAGACGCAGGGTGTCGTCTTCATGCAGGCTCCTCCTAAcgccaacatggtcgtcacCACAG GAGTGCCGCCGGGCGCCTACGCTTACCCACAGGGCGGGTACGTGCAGCAGCCAGGCGGGGCACCCCCAGCCTACCCGCCGCCTGCCCAGCAGGGCCCGCCCTACCCGGGCGAACAGAAGACCCAGATTGTCTAG
- the LOC118428545 gene encoding 26S proteasome non-ATPase regulatory subunit 12-like gives MADEGRLPTKMEVDYSATVDEKLPLCENLAKEGKLQEALDILLSLEKQTRTAADMHSTARILVKVAQLCFECNNWEALNENITLLSKRRSQLKQAITKMVQEAVTYVDKTPNMETKLKLIDTLRTVTEGKIYVEIERARLTRILAKIKEDEGNITEAANVLQDLQVETFGSMEKKEKVEFILEQMRLCLAKKDYIRTQIISKKINTKVFSEKDTEELKLKYYQLMVELDLHEGSYLQICKHYRAIYETDTVKENKEQWQQVQYNLEPILDNPVILLQNIRIMAKYYTRITMKRMAQLLDLSEDETEEFLSKLVVDKTVYAKADRLDGVVTFARPKDPNDILNEWSHNLNQLMQLVNKTTHLITKEEMVHKLQH, from the exons ATGGCTGACGAAGGAAGATTACCGACGAAAATGGAGGTGGACTATAGCGCCACTGTGGACGAAAAACTGCCGTTATGTGAAAACCTTGCCAAG GAGGGGAAGTTGCAAGAAGCCCTGGACATTCTACTGTCTTTGGAGAAGCAGACACGAACG GCGGCTGACATGCACTCCACAGCGCGGATCCTGGTTAAGGTTGCCCAGCTGTGTTTTGAATGTAACAACTGGGAGGCTCTGAACGAAAACATCACCCTGCTGTCCAAGAGGAGAAGTCAACTCAAGCAG GCCATTACCAAGATGGTGCAGGAAGCAGTGACATATGTAGACAAGACACCAAACATGGAGACCAAGCTGAAACTGATCGACACCCTCAGGACAGTTACTGAAGGGAAG ATCTATGTAGAAATTGAAAGAGCCCGACTGACACGGATTCTGGCAAAGATCAAGGAGGACGAGGGAAACATTACCGAGGCTGCAAATGTCCTGCAAGACCTACAG GTTGAGACATTTGGCTCCATGGAGAAGAAGGAGAAGGTAGAATTCATCCTTGAGCAGATGCGGCTGTGCCTGGCCAAGAAGGACTACATCCGCACACAGATCATCAGTAAGAAAATCAACACCAAGGTCTTCTCAGAGAAGGACACAGAG GAGCTGAAGCTGAAGTATTACCAGCTGATGGTTGAACTGGACCTACACGAGGGCTCCTACCTGCAGATCTGTAAACACTACAGGGCCATCTACGAAACAGACACAGTCAAGGAGAACAAGGAGCAGTGGCAACAGGTACAATATAATCTGGAGCCTAT ACTTGACAACCCCGTTATCCTTTTGCAGAACATCCGCATCATGGCGAAGTACTACACCCGCATCACCATGAAGAGGATGGCCCAGCTGTTGGATCTGTCTGAGGAT GAGACAGAAGAGTTCCTGTCCAAGCTGGTGGTGGACAAGACAGTCTATGCCAAGGCGGACAGACTGGACGGCGTGGTAACGTTTGCGCGGCCCAAGGACCCCAACGACATCCTGAACGAGTGGTCCCACAACCTAAACCAGCTGATGCAACTGGTGAACAAAACCACTCACCTCATCACTAAAGAGGAGATGGTCCACAAGCTCCAGCACTGA